The following are from one region of the Salvia splendens isolate huo1 chromosome 2, SspV2, whole genome shotgun sequence genome:
- the LOC121776971 gene encoding zinc finger BED domain-containing protein RICESLEEPER 2-like produces MLICKKKLNFGDLSAMFLNHDGKLRVKDNVIDLKTCRDWMIKVSVTHNLPLKWVEYSAIRGFLKYLNPNIRFISRNTHASDVMKLYEYEKEKLKIRLSSVPGMLCLTSDLWTACTNSGYICLTAHFVDEECKLNSKILAFCSMPPPHSAPELAQKISDILMDWKIDRKIFSLTLDTAAANNVMVKLLKTRLQLQNSLLCNGEYFHVRCCAHILNLIVQEGLKVSSDALDKVRASIKYVKASEARMIKFKECARKVDIEFTTSLCLDVPTRWNSTYLMLASGIKYQRAFSMLECDDLAYKHCPTEDEWERGKVMCEFLEPFYDITTLISGSSYPTSNLYFMEVWNIARLLEKNSRSHDEVVKSMSLKMLSKFEKYWEEYSDILSMGAVFDPRMKLKLVEYCYSTLDPLSSEDKVYRLKMKLYILYDEYKKKSDDASLSKVSQPNGSCNSEVGESEFMEGVRRQEVGKLKMNPNVFVAYRSYRGATSEAKSALDVYLEDMTMDENAKLDLLKYWKDHSSNCPQLARMACDVLSIPITTIMEAEVATAGIKVLVEKLIDVLKEEYSQINGLSGDIRKLQKTLEMIEAYLSGAENKSITQHAVKMMRTMARIVSCVIH; encoded by the exons ATGTTGATTTGTAAGAAGAAACTGAATTTTGGTGATTTGAGTGCTATGTTTCTTAATCACGATGGGAAGTTGAGGGTTAAGGATAATGTCATAGATCTAAAAACATGTCGGGATTGGATGATTAAGGTATCAGTTACACATAATCTTCCCTTGAAGTGGGTTGAATATAGCGCAATCAGAGGTTTTTTGAAGTATTTGAACCCGAACATAAGATTTATCTCTAGAAATACTCATGCCTCGGATGTGATGAAATTGTATGAATATGAAAAGGAAAAATTAAAGATAAGATTGAGTAGTGTTCCTGGAATGTTGTGCTTGACTAGTGATCTTTGGACTGCTTGTACTAATTCGGGATACATTTGTTTAACTGCACATTTTGTGGATGAAGAATGTAAACTAAATAGCAAAATACTTGCATTTTGTTCTATGCCTCCTCCACATTCTGCACCTGAATTAGCTCAAAAAATTTCTGATATCTTGATGGATTGGAAGATAGATAGGAAAATCTTTTCTTTGACTTTGGATACTGCTGCGGCTAATAATGTCATGGTGAAATTATTGAAAACACGACTTCAGTTGCAAAACTCATTATTGTGCAATGGGGAATATTTTCATGTGAGATGTTGTGCACATATTTTGAATCTTATTGTACAAGAAGGGCTGAAAGTATCTAGTGATGCTTTAGATAAAGTTAGAGCGAGTATCAAATATGTTAAAGCATCAGAAGCTAGAATGATCAAGTTTAAGGAATGTGCAAGAAAAGTTGATATtgaatttactacttcattgtgCTTGGACGTGCCTACACGTTGGAATTCCACATATTTGATGCTTGCTAGTGGAATTAAATATCAACGGGCTTTCTCTATGCTTGAATGTGATGATTTAGCTTATAAGCATTGTCCGACAGAAGACGAATGGGAAAGAGGAAAAGTGATGTGTGAATTCTTGGAGCCATTTTATGATATTACTACTTTAATTTCTGGTTCATCCTATCCTACTTCCAACTTGTACTTTATGGAAGTGTGGAATATTGCACGTTTGTTGGAGAAGAATTCTAGAAGTCATGATGAAGTGGTAAAGTCTATGTCTCTTAAGATGCTATCAAAGTTTGAGAAATATTGGGAAGAGTATAGTGACATTCTTTCCATGGGGGCCGTGTTTGATCCAAGAATGAAGCTGAAACTTGTGGAGTATTGTTACTCAACACTTGATCCTCTTTCAAGTGAGGACAAAGTCTATAGGTTGAAGATGAAATTGTATATTCTATACGATGAGTACAAGAAAAAAAGTGATGATGCATCTTTGTCTAAAGTTTCTCAACCTAATGGAAGTTGTAATTCTGAAGTTGGAGAATCTGAATTCATGGAAGGAGTAAGAAGACAAGAAGTaggaaaattgaaaatgaatccTAATGTGTTTGTt GCATATCGGAGTTACAGAGGTGCAACTTCGGAAGCAAAGTCAGCATTGGATGTATATTTGGAAGACATGACGATGGATGAAAATGCTAAACTTGATTTGCTTAAGTATTGGAAAGATCATTCATCCAATTGCCCACAACTTGCTAGGATGGCGTGTGATGTGCTTAGTATTCCTATAACAACG ATCATGGAAGCAGAAGTGGCTACAGCAGGCATCAAAGTTCTTGTCGAAAAGCTGATCGATGTTTTGAAGGAAGAGTACTCTCAGATTAATGGTCTCAGTGGAGATATCCGAAAACTGCAGAAGACTTTGGAGATGATTGAAGCCTACTTGAGTGGCGCTGAAAATAAGTCTATCACCCAACATGCTGTCAAGATGATGCGAACCATGGCACGCATCGTGTCGTGCGTGATCCATTAG
- the LOC121792049 gene encoding uncharacterized protein LOC121792049 yields the protein MSTRRRAGEERLYYCPPAMRRRQQELELELELELELELELVQELELELEQEQEQEQEQEQSELKSAPSSPLPESKGSGLDSYLDRFLEHTTPVVASQHFTKTSMISWRNRGAEFDPYFMLRDLWESFREWSVYGVGVPLLWNESDSVVQYYVPSLSGIQLYIDPTRCVVEHRRHGEESDANSSRGVSTDGDSEGTDRGANDARGSWNQKNNIGHGFRRYAGGNNPSMESSVDGDGISNPPGLLIFEYFERDLPFHREPLADKMSTLASQVNELKTYRSCDLSPSSWISIAWYPIYRIPVGHTLQNVDACFLTFHSLAKPVKGGYDASSKLSLPTFGLVSYKYKAADWKENGVDEGLKVNSLSRAADNWLRALQVDHPDYNFFMSHNTLWS from the exons ATGTCAACGAGGAGGAGAGCAGGGGAGGAGAGATTGTACTACTGTCCACCGGCGATGCGGCGGCGGCAGCAGGAGCTGGAGCTGGAGCTGGAGCTGGAGCTGGAGCTGGAGCTGGAGCTGGTGCAGGAGCTGGAGCTGGAGCTGGAGCAGGAGCAGGAGCAGGAGCAGGAGCAGGAGCAATCGGAGCTGAAGTCAGCCCCGTCGTCGCCGCTACCGGAGAGTAAAGGATCCGGGTTGGATTCGTATTTGGATCGGTTTTTGGAGCACACCACTCCCGTTGTTGCAAGTCAACATTTTACTAAG ACAAGTATGATATCTTGGAGAAATCGTGGTGCTGAGTTCGATCCATACTTCATGCTCAGGGATCTTTGGGAATCTTTCAGAGAGTGGAGTGTTTATGGAGTCGGAGTTCCCCTCCTTTGGAATGAGAGTGATTCTGTTGTCCAATATTACGTACCATCCCTCTCTGGCATCCAATTGTATATAGATCCAACGCGCTGTGTTGTGGAACACAG AAGACATGGTGAGGAAAGTGATGCTAATTCCTCCAGGGGGGTGAGTACTGATGGTGATAGTGAAGGAACGGACAGAGGAGCCAATGATGCTCGTGGATCTTGGAACCAGAAGAACAATATTGGTCATGGATTTAGAAGATATGCAGGGGGAAACAACCCTTCTATGGAATCATCCGTGGATGGGGACGGTATTAGCAACCCCCCTGGTCTACTTATCTTTGAATACTTCGAAAGGGATCTCCCATTTCATCGTGAACCGCTAGCTGATAAG ATGTCAACACTTGCCTCTCAAGTTAATGAGTTAAAAACATATAGGAGTTGCGATCTGAGTCCTTCAAGTTGGATTTCTATTGCTTG GTACCCGATATATAGGATACCTGTAGGCCATACTCTACAAAATGTCGATGCATGTTTCTTGACTTTCCATTCACTTGCTAAACCTGTGAAAG GTGGGTATGATGCTAGTAGCAAGCTCTCCCTACCTACTTTCGGGCTTGTTTCATACAAGTACAAAGCCGCGGACTGGAAAGAGAATGGGGTTGACGAAGGCCTGAAGGTCAATTCCCTCTCACGAGCCGCTGATAATTGGCTTCGGGCACTGCAAGTTGATCACCCTGACTACAACTTCTTCATGTCACACAACACTCTCTGGAGTTAG